One Acetobacter oryzoeni genomic window, TGGATACATAAGACATCTTATGCAGCACACCGGCATGACGGAGGGCGGAAACAGTATCCCCGCCGCCTGCTACGGTTTTCAGTTTGCCTTCCTGCGTGAGCTGGGCAGCGGCCTGAGCAACAGCATTGGTGCCTTCATCAAACGGTGGCAGTTCAAACACGCCCAAAGGCCCGTTCCAGACCAGCGTTTTCAAACCAGCAAGTTTGCTTTGCAGCAGCTTGACTGTTTCTGGGCCAACGTCCAGCGCCATCCAGCCATCAGGAATAGCCGTTACAGGCACAACCTGCGTGGGTGCTCCTGCAATAAAATCTTCCGAAATCACAACATCTACCGGAAGGATCAGATCGCAGTTTTTGGCTTTGGCCTGTTCCATAATCGTGCGTGCTGTATCCAGCATGTCTTTTTCGATCAGGGATTTGCCAACCTGCAGCCCCTTGGCTGCCAGAAACGTGTTGGCCATGGCGCCACCAATAGCCAGCATATCCACTTTTGCCAGCATGTTTTCAAGCAGCTGAAGTTTGGTGGAAATTTTTGCGCCGCCCACAATAGCCCCAACAGGCCGCTCCGGATTTTCCAGCGCAGCATAAAGGGCTTCCAACTCTGCCTGCATCAATCGGCCACCATAAGATGGCAGATGGGCTGCAACGCCAGCGGTAGAAGCATGGGCACGATGCGCGGCAGAAAAGGCATCGTTCACATACACATCGCCAAGGCTGGCGAGGGCTGCGGACAAACCTGCATCGTTTTTTTCTTCACCCGGCTGAAAGCGTGTGTTTTCCAGCAGCAGGATGTCTCCATCCTGCATGGAGCGCGCAGCGGCTTCGGCATCTGGGCCAATGCAATCATGCGCAAAGCTGACAGGCCGCCCCAAAGCTGTGGCCAAAGCCGTAGCAATGGGCTGGAGCGACATATCCGGCACCACTTTGCCTTTTGGCCGGTCAAAATGGCTGAGCAGGATAACCCGGCCACCTTTTTCCGCCAGTTCGCGAATGGTGGGCACAACACGTTCAATACGTGTTTCGTCTGTAACCTTCCCGTCCTTCATGGGTACGTTCAGGTCTACACGCAGCAGAATACGTTTGCCCTTGGGGTCAAGCGTATCCAGCGTGCTGAAAGGAAGTTCTGCCATTACAGGCTTCCGAACAGAGCTGCTGTATCAGACATGCGGTTGGAGAAGCCCCATTCGTTATCGTACCAAGAGCAGACACGAACAAGTTTGCCGCCATCTACCAATGCTGTCTGTGTGGCATCGAATGTTGAAGATGCCAGTGCATGGTTGAAATCAGAACTGACAAGCGGTGCATCAGAATACGCCAGAGCGTTTTTCATCTTGCCGGAGTCGACAACAGCTTTGATGGCGTTGTTGACGTTCTCAACTGAAGCCGGTGCGTTTTTGGGCACAAAGTCCAGAGAAACAATGGAAACATTGGCGGTAGGAACACGAATGGCTGTGCCATCCAGCTTACCTTTAAGCTGCGGCAGAACCAGACCAACAGCGCGGGCTGCACCAGTGGAGGTCGGGATCATGTTCAGGCCAGCAGCGCGGGCGCGGCGCAGATCCTTGTGCAGTGTGTCTACCGTGCGCTGATCACCTGTGTAGGAATGAATGGTGACCATGTAGCCACGTTCAATCCCGAACGCATCTTCCAGCACCTTGGCCATTGGGGCCAGGCAGTTGGTGGTGCAGGATGCGTTGGAAATCACGGTCATGTCCGGTGTCAGCACATCCTGGTTCACACCGTAAACAATGGTGGCATCCACATCTGTAGCTGGTGCGGAAATAATCACCTTACGTGCGCCGGCTGTAAGCAGCGGCTGCGCTTTTTCCTTGGAGGTAAACAGGCCTGTGCATTCCATGGCCACATCAACGCCCTGAAAGGGAACCTTGGAGGGATCACGTTCCGCAGAAACGGTAATCGGGTCCCATGTGCGGCCATTGGCAGTGACAATAATTTTGTTGCCATCTACTCGGATATCGGCAGGCAGGCGACCATGTACGCTGTCATAGCTTAACAGATGGGCATTGGCTTCTACGCTGCCCAGATCATTGATAGCTACCGGCACAACATCGGTGCGGCCGCTTTCAATAATGCCGCGCAGCACAAGGCGGCCGATGCGTCCGAAGCCATTGATAGCGATTTTGACTGCCATGGTTTTCTTTCTCCGTTCTGTCGTTCTGTGATCTTGTACGATCTTCTTATTGTTACAACGGCTCCCGCTCTAGCTAACGGGAGGTAGGTGATGGCGCCTGAAGAAACCTTTCTTCTATGGCGCCGGATGCACGCAAGTGTTTTAGAACCCGCGCACAAATCGCTCCGGCAGTAATGCCAAAACGTTCATACACCGCGTTGGCAGGTGCGGATACGCCAAAATCATCCATACCAACGAAAAATCCTTGGCTACCCAACCAGCGTTCCCACCCAAAGCCCGAGGCTGCCTCAATACCCACACGCAGTGTGCCTGTGCCTAGAATGGCAGTTTTGTAAGCTTCCGGCTGGTTGGAAAACACTTCCCAACAGGGAATGGAAACAACAGCGGCCTGTATGCCGTGTTGCCGCAAAAGCTGTTCTGTTTCCAAAGCAATACTCACCTCTGGGCCAGATGCCATAAGGGTAACCTGCCGTGTGGTACTGCCATGCAGCATATAGCCCCCACGGGCAGCAGAACCTTGCATGGGCACAGCATGGGAATGTTCGGGCGGGTTGGGGCAGAGCATGATAACTGCCGGGCCAGATTGCCAGCGGATGGCGGCTTTCCAACAGGCAAAAGCTTCCTGTGCATTTGCTGGGCGAAAAACGGCCAGATGAGGCATGGCGCGCAGGCTGGCAAGTTGTTCTACAGGTTGCCAGCTTGCACCATCGTGGCTGAGGGCCAGTCCATCATCTGTTAAAAGATAGATAATTTTCTGGCGCATCAGGGCGGCCATACGTAGCGCTGCGCGCATACGGTCCACTGTAATCATGCTGGCTATACCACAGGGCAGAATGCCACCATGCAAGGCCATACCATTTAACATTCCGGCCATGCCATGTTCCTGAATATTGCACGGCCAGTCTGGTTGGATATGCGCAGCAGCAGAGGTTCGTGGCAATGCGGATGTTGCGGTTAGAACCGTCAGTTCTGGCAAAAGGGCAGAAAGCGTATGCAGGCTGGTGATGGCAGCTTGCTGGGTAGAAGCCTGATGTGTGGGCTGCATGGCGCGGCGGTACAGTCGGCTCCAGTCCTCCATGAGCAAGCTGGGCAATGTATTGGTTGTTTCACGTTCAAAAGCCGTACGTTGGCGATGTCTGGCCAGCCGCTTTAGCCATGAACGGTATGCAGTGGCGCCGCGTCGGGCCGTTGGGCTCCACGGGCCTGTCAGTTCCTCTTCTGGGGAGAGGTATGGTTGAGGGCGAAAAGTTTGTGGGCTTTCAGGCGGCATGCAGGCAATAAGCGTTGGTTTTTTAGCCCGTAATGTGGCTGCCAGAGCGCCGTTAATGGCGCTTAATTGTGATGCATCTACTTTGCGGATGCTCCACCCGGATGCGCTAAAGCGTGCCAGAGAGTTTGAGAACTCGGTTCTATCTGCTCCGGGCGTGGGACTGACGAGAACGGCAAGTTGAGTCAGACCAAAACGCCCGGCAAGCTGCGCAGCTTCCATGGCAACACCAGTGGCCAAATCTCCATCACGCGCCAGCACCCATGTGCGATGGTTTACTAATGAACGCCCATAGCGCTTTGCCAGCAGGTGTTCTGCAAGTGCCATACCAGCTGCAGCCGCAATGCCTTGGCCAGCAGGGCCGGGGGCAGTTTCTACGCCCGGATGCATGCCATATTCTAAAGGGGACTCGGAAAACCCATAAGTGCCGCTGAGGTGCAGCATGGCCTGTAATAAGGGGTGCAGGGTGGCGGAAGGGACAACAAACCTGTCCCGATCAGGCCAATCAGGGTGTGCTGGATCAAAACGCAACACGCGGCACCATAGCGCTGTTACAGGCAGGCAAAGTGTTTGCAGCAATGCCAGATGCGCAGAATTTCTGGCTTTACCAAGCATTAAACGGGCTGCTGCATATAGGCGCAGCACAACGCTATCCTGCGCAGGTAAGGTTGCAGCAGAAGGGGCGAATGGATGCTCTGTGAGTGTGGCCTGTGCCATTGAAAAGAGAGTGTGGAACGAATTTTTGCTGCTGAAAAGGGTACGAAAAGGCCCAAAGGGCTTGCACCGGGTGCAGGAGAGCGCGAAAGAAACAGAAATGGCTCTGTGAAGCCATGTTGAATTGCCATTACACGTTCTGGTGGAGAACTGTCCTGTTATGCTGCCCGTTTCCCGAGTGATAGAAAAAGGGTCTTTTCTCCGTGTTGTTGTTGCGGGGTGCGTGCTGGTTGGCATGACAGGCTGCAAGCTGGTTGATCAAAAAACCTTCAACCCGAACGCAGGTGTGGCACCCAAGCCATATATTCCGCCGCCGCCGCCGGGCCCGCCGCCTGTGCCGCCGTTGATTGAACTGGCCGCAGGCACCCCTGCATCGCAGTGGGAAGCTCCGGTTGATCAGATCACGCGCCTTGCCCTTAGCCGCAAACCTGATGTTCTGTTTGTTGTCAGATGTCTGGTGCCGCCACAGGCCAATGCAGATGCGGAACAATCTTCCCTAATGAACTTGGTGCAGGGTGATGGCCGTGCTGTGTTGCAGGAAATCATTAACGCCGGAGCATCGGAAGCGCAGGTGGAAATGTCCGCTATGCCGGATTCTTCCGTGACGAAACCGGTTGTGCGGGTGTATGTGCGGTAAAGCAGCACTATATACACAAACGTGTGAACACACAGGCCAGACGGCCGATGGGTACGCGCCATGCCCCGACCGTTTCTGACGAGAAGCGAGGAGAAAGTTAGCGTGGGA contains:
- a CDS encoding phosphoglycerate kinase, which gives rise to MAELPFSTLDTLDPKGKRILLRVDLNVPMKDGKVTDETRIERVVPTIRELAEKGGRVILLSHFDRPKGKVVPDMSLQPIATALATALGRPVSFAHDCIGPDAEAAARSMQDGDILLLENTRFQPGEEKNDAGLSAALASLGDVYVNDAFSAAHRAHASTAGVAAHLPSYGGRLMQAELEALYAALENPERPVGAIVGGAKISTKLQLLENMLAKVDMLAIGGAMANTFLAAKGLQVGKSLIEKDMLDTARTIMEQAKAKNCDLILPVDVVISEDFIAGAPTQVVPVTAIPDGWMALDVGPETVKLLQSKLAGLKTLVWNGPLGVFELPPFDEGTNAVAQAAAQLTQEGKLKTVAGGGDTVSALRHAGVLHKMSYVSTAGGAFLEWLEGKVLPGLTAISTTLEKTLPI
- the gap gene encoding type I glyceraldehyde-3-phosphate dehydrogenase; translated protein: MAVKIAINGFGRIGRLVLRGIIESGRTDVVPVAINDLGSVEANAHLLSYDSVHGRLPADIRVDGNKIIVTANGRTWDPITVSAERDPSKVPFQGVDVAMECTGLFTSKEKAQPLLTAGARKVIISAPATDVDATIVYGVNQDVLTPDMTVISNASCTTNCLAPMAKVLEDAFGIERGYMVTIHSYTGDQRTVDTLHKDLRRARAAGLNMIPTSTGAARAVGLVLPQLKGKLDGTAIRVPTANVSIVSLDFVPKNAPASVENVNNAIKAVVDSGKMKNALAYSDAPLVSSDFNHALASSTFDATQTALVDGGKLVRVCSWYDNEWGFSNRMSDTAALFGSL
- a CDS encoding transketolase-like TK C-terminal-containing protein, which encodes MAQATLTEHPFAPSAATLPAQDSVVLRLYAAARLMLGKARNSAHLALLQTLCLPVTALWCRVLRFDPAHPDWPDRDRFVVPSATLHPLLQAMLHLSGTYGFSESPLEYGMHPGVETAPGPAGQGIAAAAGMALAEHLLAKRYGRSLVNHRTWVLARDGDLATGVAMEAAQLAGRFGLTQLAVLVSPTPGADRTEFSNSLARFSASGWSIRKVDASQLSAINGALAATLRAKKPTLIACMPPESPQTFRPQPYLSPEEELTGPWSPTARRGATAYRSWLKRLARHRQRTAFERETTNTLPSLLMEDWSRLYRRAMQPTHQASTQQAAITSLHTLSALLPELTVLTATSALPRTSAAAHIQPDWPCNIQEHGMAGMLNGMALHGGILPCGIASMITVDRMRAALRMAALMRQKIIYLLTDDGLALSHDGASWQPVEQLASLRAMPHLAVFRPANAQEAFACWKAAIRWQSGPAVIMLCPNPPEHSHAVPMQGSAARGGYMLHGSTTRQVTLMASGPEVSIALETEQLLRQHGIQAAVVSIPCWEVFSNQPEAYKTAILGTGTLRVGIEAASGFGWERWLGSQGFFVGMDDFGVSAPANAVYERFGITAGAICARVLKHLRASGAIEERFLQAPSPTSR